The DNA segment ACTACTACGGAACACTGGCAAGCACAGTAGAAAAAAAACGTGACGAAGGAAAGCACGTCTTCCTGGTCATCGACGTCCAAGGGGCGATGAACCTAAGAAAAGGCTTCGTAGCAACGTTTATCTTTATAGCTCCACCTTCACTAGAAGAATTGCGCCGCCGCCTTACAGAACGCGACACCGAACCACAAGAAAAAATAGAACAACGGCTCTCTATGGCAGACGGAGAGATGAGCAAAATCCCTGAATACGACTACGTTGTCGTTAACGACGACGTAGATATAGCATACGATACACTTAAAAGTATCGTCATAGCAGAAGAACATAAAGTTTGAATTATAAAGGGCGAAATGGTAAACTCCCTTTAACAACTGACCTTATGCGCCACTTTCACTTTATTGGCTTGCTACAAGGGCGATCTGCTGCGTATTTCTCCTCGCCCAGCTCTATTTGAGCTTGGCTCGTCGAAATATTTGCATCTCATCCCTTTCGCTATGCCACTAAAGCAAAATTGGCGCGTAACATCAGTTAGTAAAAAATAATAATTAGAGGGATCTATGGGACTAAAAAATCAATTGACAGTAGAAAAACTTAGAAAGAAGTTCAAAAGCTCTTTCGACCTGGTAAGCTATTCGATAAAACTTACAAAAAATATCATAGATACAGGGCGACGTCCGCGCGTCACAATAAAAAGTGACAACCCAGCACGTATCGCACTAGAAGAAATAGCAGCAGGAGTAGATACCTTCGAAGAAGTCGTAGAAGAACAAGCCGACGAAATGATACTAGCACAACAAGGACTAGAGTCAGTAAAAGCAGCTATAAATGATGACGACACAGATACCGAAGAAGACGACACCGAAGAAGATACTCTCGAAGACGAAAAACTCGACGAAGACGAAGAAATCTTAGACGACACCGAAGACGACATCGAAGACGACAAAGAATAACACCACATCACACAAGAGGGAAGCCCGATGCGAAAGAAAATACTTGTAACATCGGCGCTGCCTTACGCCAATGGTCCACTACACTTCGGGCATATAGCTGGAGCATACCTCCCCGGTGACACATATTCCCGATTCCAACGCCTTCAAGGTAACGACGTAAAATATTTCTGCGGATCAGACGAATACGGCGTAGCAATAACGATGAGCGCCGACATCGCAGGAAGAACACCACAAGAACACGTCGATATATACCACGAAGTCAATAAGAAATTCTTCGAGACACTGAACTTTTCCTTCGACCACTACTCGCGAACAACAACATCACACCACAAAGAACCTTCACAACAATATTTCCTCGACCTCCTAGAAAACGGATATATCGAGAAAAAAGAGACGGAACAACTATACTCCGAAGAAGAAAAAAAATTCCTCGCCGATAGATACGTCGTAGGAATATGCCCGAAATGTCAATACGATAACGCCCGCGGCGACGAATGCCAGAAATGCGGCATGGCTTACGACGCTACAGACCTCATAGAACCACGCTCTAAAATAAAAGGAACACCGCTGACGCTTAAAAAGACAACGCACTGGTTCCTCATGCTCGATAAATTCAAAGATAAACTCCTCACATGGCTAGAGACAAAAAATTGGAAACCCAACGTAGTGAAATTCGTAGAGCACTATATCGAAGACCTAAGACCTCGAGCGATAACACGTGACTCAAAATGGGGGATACCAGTGCCTCTCGACGATGCCGAAGGGAAAGTCCTGTACGTATGGTTCGACGCTCCAATAGGCTATATATCGTCGTCAATGGAATGGGCAGAAAAACAAGGAAAACCCGACCTTTGGAAAGAATATTGGTGCGACCCAGACACCAAACTCGTCCAATTTATAGGAAAAGATAACATCCCTTTCCACGCCGTGATATTCCCGGCAATGACGATGGGACAAAATCAAGATTATAAAATCGTAGACGAACTCCCAGCGAACGAATTCTATAACCTCGAAGGGAAGAAGTTCAGCAAATCTGAAGGATGGTATGTCGACCTCGAAGATTTCTTCACGAAATATACGCCAGACCAAATACGCTACACAATAGCATCTAACGCTCCAGAGACCTCAGACTCGGAGTTTTGCTGGAAAGCCTTTCAGATGCATTGCAACGCTGAACTCCTAGGAAAATACGGTAACTTCGCAAACAGAACCCTCGTCTTCGCAAAGAAAAATTGCTCCTCCGCCGTCCCAAAAACACACACCCTCACAACCATAGACGAAGAATTCCTCGCCGGAATAAAAAACCTCGCAGACAAAGCCGCTAACCACTACGAAACCTTCAGCATCAGAAAAGCCAGCCAAACAATAATGGAGCTAGCACAACTCGGTAACGTGTACTTCGACACAAAAAAACCGTGGGTCTCCGCAAAAGAAGGCGACACACAATCCCTAGAAACAGCGATAGCATGCTGTATAGAATGCCTCAAAACCCTCGCCATAATATCCTCGCCAATAATACCCACAGCAGCACAGAAGCTCTGGGAACTCCTCGGATATACCACACCCCTAGCAGAACAAAACTGGAACTCCGCCATATCAACCACCGCACCACCAAAACAACAACTCCCACAACCCTCAATCCTCTTCAACAGAATCGAAGATGAACAAATCGACGCCGAGCTCTCAAACTTAGTGTCAAGCTAGGTAATGTCAAGGGTGCGCGGAGCGCCCTTGACATTGCTGTTAGATTTCGTTTTTTAGGAGGGCATAGAAGTCATCTTTTGATAGCTTTTCATGCCATGGAGTATGTCCGCAGTCGTTTAGTAAGATGAATTTAAAATTTTGTAGTGTTCTTGATAGCGGGGTTTTGACGCCTTCGTAAGGATGTGGGTCATAGTCGCCATGGATGGCGACGACGGGACATCGGACTTTTTCGCTGTAGCGCAATAATTCTCCGCTACTTCTTAGCAGACTAGCTTCTTTATTAACTTTTTTATAGATGTCAGGCTGGAATTCAAGGCATGTATTATCATGAGGAATTGGTTGGTATGAATCTGTTATAGAAATCAGACGTAAAATAGCGCTGGATGTCAGTTCTTTGCTGTCGTCTTCTGGATTATTCATTGAAGACAGTAAAGAGCTTAATTTTTCTTGATTCTCTTTGTCTAGACGAGACATCCTTGTTTTCATGATGTTGGCGGCGTATTTCGCTTCAAAAGGGCTGCTTCCTACAAGGATGAGTTTTTTGACATATTCGGGATGGCGGGCAGTAAAAATAAATGACAGCATAGCTCCCCACGACCAACCAATTAAAGTTACGGGTTTTTTTGCATTTTCGTCCAAAGACGATTTCAGCTCTTCTACTTGGCCGTTGATGCTATTTTTCGTCTGTAGAGGCTCTAGGACGCCGTAGTCCGAAGATAGTTCCTTGGCGACAGGAGACATCTGTCCTGGCGCTCCTGGACCGCCGTGGACAACAACAACATTATAAGGTGCTTTTCCGTATTTTCTAGGATTTTCCATTGTCTTTTAGATGTTATGTTTCATTTTGTTGCAAAGTATCTATAAAATAAAAAAACTTTCAAGGCCGAGTCTGAGGACAGTTATTGTTGCCGAATGATATAATTGAGGTTTTTAAGAGCAGCTTTAAGTGCTGCTGTAATCCTTTCAAAGTTTTTGTTGCCGTCGTAAGGACTAGCGATAAAATTAAGACAACGAGAACAGCATTCTTTTTCATCTACAAACACAGAATTTAAAGTGATCAACCCTTCGCTATGGTAATTGAGCAAAGCAGAAAACTGTTCGAAGCTTTTTCCTGTAGTGCTGATAAGAAGTAGCGCTCTTTCAATATCGTACAAATTTCTACAAGAATAGTGATGAGAAGAATGTAGAGCTGGAACAACGACCACGACGTCACAAGAAACGGGTGTAATATTGTTTTGATTGAAGGGCTCCAAAAGATGTCTCCTAAATAAATGTCTGGTCAATGAAAATTATTGCAAAACTATAATTTGTCTGTACTAATAATTCAAGGAAAAGTGGACGGAAAAGGGGTATGGCCTTTTTCTTTTACGCCAGACTCCATTATGACCCCATTATTAATTTCTCATCGCCATCGTTTCGATGTTAATCAAGCAGAACCTGATACTTGTTAGCGAGCTTATATTTTCGTGCTTTATTTGAAGGGTCGACAATTTTTAAAAAACCGCATTCGGTCCATTTTTTGCACAGCGCTGAATTCGTTCTTGGCTTGAAGCCAAAGATTTCGCCTATCTGTCTGCTGGTAATGATGTCATGTTCTTTAAACAAATCCAGGGCTTTCCGCTGTTTTGGCTCTAACGTTCGCATCAAATCAGAATAATCGCTTTCTCCTTTGTTTTGTGCCTTTGTCATCTGTGCGATGACTTTTTCAAAAGCGTAAGCCATGCCTCCGCAGAAATAATCAATCCAACCGGTAATATCAGACTCTGCGCGGCCGAGATAATAATTATGTGATGGGCCAATACTTATTGCATGATAGTATGAGAGAAGGTTTTTAGCATAATATTCTTCTAGAGAATATAGGCCCTTTAGATCATAGCCTCCTAGATGTAAGATTAAAGTCGTTAATAATCTAGCTGTTCGCCCGTTTCCATCATAATATGGATGTATCGTAGCAAATTGGTAATGAACTATAGCGGCAATAATTGGAATAGGCAATTCGTCATTTTCTTTAATCCAAGACACCATGTTGCGCATCAACCCAGACACGTCTTTGGATTCGGGAGGCATATAAACAATTGTTCCCGTCCCGCTATCTTTAATAACGTTTTGGCCTTCGCGATAAGGTGTCGGTTTTACCTTTGAGCGTCCATTACTCATAGCAAGAGAGTGCAATGTCTGTATAACTTTTTCTGTTACAGGATGATTTTGTGCAACATACTGTTCCAATTGAGCAAGTGCTGCATAATATCCTTTAACTTCACGTTCGTCACGCTCACGACCAGGAAAATGACCTTTATGTTCTATAACATTTTTAACTTCATTAGGCTGTAGGCGATTACCTTCAATCATAGTAGAATAATGAGTAGTTAATAGTTTGGTTGTTTCGCGTAGCGATGATAACACCGTGGGCGTTAGCGGCAAAAAGACTGCTTTTTCTTTGCATGCTTCAATACGCATTAAATGCTTTGCGATTGTTGTTGTGATGGTATAGGTGGGCTTGAAATTTGTCGGCATATTATACGCTCCATGGCGGCTTTATCTATATATCTTATTATACCGATAATTTGCCGATAAATCAAGCAAAATATGCCGATAACCTCAATTTCTTTCTAAAAACAGCCAAATTGACATAAATTCCAGTATTTAGCCGAACATTTGAGATGATAATATAGTGCAATAATTCTCATCGCCATCGCTTAGCGATGGTGATGACGGCGAAGACAAAGCAAAAGGGTGCAGGCGTTGCGCCTGTGCTCTTTTGCTTTGTCGCGGGGATGCAAGGGGACTTGTTCCCTTGCCGCGGGTGGCGGGGCGCGGAGCTCCGCCATTAATTACGAGAGGGCATGGAGGAGTCCTGTGTGGCGTTGTTTTACGTCATCGTTTCTTACGGCGGTGGAGAGTGCTTTTGTTGTGCCGACAAGGACGACGAGTTTTTTTCCGCGTGTTACTCCTGTGTATAGGAGGTTTCTGCAGAGCATTTTGTAGTGTGTTGTATGTACTGGCATTATTATGCAGGGGCATTCGCTGCCTTGGTATTTATGTACGGAGACGGCGTAAGCGTGGAGTAGTTCATCGAGTTCTGCGAAGGTATATTCTATATCTTTTCCGTCGAATTCTACTATAACGTGTTGTTCTGCGGTGTCGACATCTTTTATTTGTCCGATATCACCGTTGAAGACCTCTTTGTTGTAGTTGTTACGGATCTGCATGATTTTATCTCCGACGAGGAAGTCTTTCCCTCCGCGGCTTATTCCGTGTCCGCGTGGGTTCATAATTTTCTGCAGTGCGATATTTAGGTTTTCGGTGCCGATGATGCCGCGTTTCATGGGCGTTAACACTTGTATGTCGTTTAGCGGAGACAGCCCGTAGCGTTTCGGCAGTCTTTTTGTTATGAGGCCCACGATGGTGCTAAGAACATCTTCAGGGCGGAATTTTTCTATGAAGAAGAAGTCGCTGTCGTGTGAGGTGTTGAGTTCTGGCAGGACGCCCATATTTATTCTGTGTGCATTTGTTACGATATGCGACCCTGCTGCTTGCCGGAATATTTCTGTCAGTGTCGTTGTGGGGATTTTCATTGAGAGGATCATATCTTTCAGGACATTTCCGGGTCCTATGCTTGGAAGCTGGTTGATATCTCCTACGAAGATTACGCGTGCCCTATCGGGGACGGATTTTAGCAGGTGGTACATCAGTGTTGTGTCGATCATACTTGCTTCGTCGACGATTAGAAGGTCGCAGTTTAGGGGGTTGCTATGATTTTTTTTGAAACCCATTATCGAGAAATCATATTCCAGCAGGCTATGTATCGTTGATGCTTTTGCTCCTGTTATCTCTTCGAGTCTTTTCGCTGCGCGTCCTGTCGGTGCTGCTAGGAGGATATCGTCGGTGAGCTTCTGGTATATCATCAAGATAGCTTTTGTTATCGTGCTTTTCCCTGTACCCGGACCTCCTGTTATTATCTGTACTTTCGACGTCATAGCTTGTGCTACGGCATCTTTTTGGTGGCTTGCGAGGTCGAACGAAAGCTCGCCTTCGACCCATTCTACAGCTTTTGTTATATCGATGTTACGCAGCATCGTCGGGGCGTAGCGTATCCTTGTTACATGGTTCGATACCCCGCTTTCGGCGACGTGTAGCCCTTTAAGCCATATGAATGCGATATTATCGCCGCCGTAGGGCATATGCCCTGTGACGATACGCTGCTCTTTCTCTAGAAGGCCTATCTGGAAACGTATCGCTTGCTCGTCGACGCCTAGGATTTCTGCTGCCCTGACGACGAAATCATCGACGGGATAGCATACATGGCCGTTGCTTGAAAGTTCGCTGAGGACATGCTCTATGCCGGCTTCTATCCTATGTGCGGAGTCGTGTGGGATGTCCATATTTTTCGCTATGGTGTCTGCCGTCTGGAATCCTATTCCTCTGATGTCTCTTGCGAGGAGGTATGGGTTGGTGTTGACTTTTTCTATGCAGTCTTCGCCGTATTTCCTATATATCTTCTGTGCATATATCGGGCTGACGCCGTACGACTGCAGAAAAACCATGACGTCCCTGACGGCTTTCTGCTCGTTCCAATGTTCACGTATAGTATCGACGCGCTTTGGTCCTATTCCGGGAACGCCGAGAAGCCTCTCTGGCGAGTCTTCTATTATGTCTAGGGCGTCGGCGCCGAAGGCTTTTACTATCTTCTTGGCATATACTGGGCCGATGCCCCTGATAAGCCCTGAGGCGAGGTATTTCTCTATGCCTACGACGGTAGAAGGCGCGGCGGTGTGGTATTCTTTTACCTGAAATTGTCCGCCATGGACGGGATCGACCTTCCAATTCCCTGAACACGACACCGTCTCGCCGGGCTGTATTCCCGGCATGGTACCGACTATACATGTAAGGTCGTATTTCCGTGGCTCTTTTAGGCGCGCTACAGTGAAACCATTTTCGTAGTTGCTGTATACTATCTTCTCAATATATCCGTATAGCTGTTCCATAAAGTTCTTTTGTCCAGGAAAATCGTTGATAATAATATCGACGATTCTATACCGTATACAAACAAAAAGCGAGGAATTTCCTACTATGAAGATGATAACGTGTGCTGTCGCTGCAATAGCGATGCTTTTCTTATGCCAAAGCTGCTCGAAAAAGACGGATCAAAATATTATAGTAGAGCATATCGAAGATGTATCGCGTGATGTCGACTGGTCGACGATGGAGACGGTGACGATATCTTTCAACGAATATACCGAAGGGCTTTCAGGAGTAATATTACGAAAGGGGATGCCTTATAAGCTAGAACTTGAAAACCATAGCCTAAAAGCTCACAATATCGTTGGCAGCGATTTCTTCGCAGCGATAATGCCGTGGAAGATAGAGACCATCGACGGAGAAATCAACGTCGCAGAATTCAACACTTTCCAGATATACCCCGGCAGATGTATCGACCTCTTCTTCGTGCCAACAAAAACCGGCGACTACACAATATCATATAATACCACAGACGATGACGCGCAACAGGGCACTATAACAATACAGTGACCAGTGAAATGCGGCTATGCCGCATAGTTCTGAGTTATGAGTTCATAGTTCAGAGCAGAGCCTCGGATTCCTTCTCCGAACCCCGAACCCCGAACCCCGAACTCCCGAACTCCCGAACTCTGAACTTACAGTAGATATTTAATTTCCTTATCGGTATATTTTCATAAAACCCAAAAAAATGAGGGATTGTTTATGAAGGCTAAGAGAGAAACGTGGAAGTCAAGCGCTGGTTTTATTTTTGCGGCGATGGGGTCTGCCGTTGGCATTGCTAATATTTGCATATTCCCATGTCTTGTTGGCGCTAATGGCGGTGCTGCTTTTATTGCGGTATATCTTATATCTCTGCTACTTATAGGGTTCCCAGTGTTTATTTCTGAGATAACACTCGGAAGAAAGACTCATAGAAACCCAGCGGGAGCCTTCAAAGAAGTCGGCAAGACGAAACTATGGTCGCGGGCAGGACTCCTTACTGTTGTCACCGGTCTTATCGTTACAGCATTCTATAGCGTTTTGGCAGGATGGGTCTTGGGATATTTTGTCGAGGCAATCGCCGGGCGTCTTCATATTATGACGACTATCGAAGAGACATCGTTTTTCTATAACACGCTGATGAGCAAACCGTTATGGGCTTTGGCGTTCCACTTTATCTTCATCGTGATATGTGGTGCAGTATTATATGGTGGCGTACGACATGGCATAGAGCGAGGTAGCAAATTTATGATGCCTATACTTATTGTAATCCTTCTGTTTCTTGTGGTGCGCGGGCTTATGCTTCCCGGCGCAGGGAAGGGGCTGAGGTATCTTTTCTCTCCAGACTGGAGCCTGCTAACACCAACGGCTATATTGCTCGCTCTCGGGCAGGCGTTCTTCACGCTGAGTCTCGGGCAGGGGACGATGGTGACATATGGTAGCTACCTCACCAAGAAAGATAGTATCCCTTCTGTTGCCATCCCTGTTGCTCTTGGCGATACTGCAATATCATTATGTGCCGCTATTGTTGTCTTCACGACGGTGTTCTCAGTAGGAATGGAACCGTCACAAGGTCTTGGCCTTATCTTCCAGACGCTACCAATAGTCTTCGGACAGCTGCCAGGAGGCTATCTCCTCGCGGTGGTGTTCTTCCTCTTCGTTACTCTGGCGGCGGTTACGTCGGAAATTTCTGCGATGGAACCCGTCATAGCGTATCTCGTCGATGAAAGACAGTGGCGACGACACTCTGCCGTAGCAGCATGTACCGTAGGAGGCTTCCTCTTGGGGATACCTTGTGCGTTGTCGTATAGCATACTGAAAGGCGTCACGCTGTCGGGCGTAAATATCATGGATGCCGTCATGTTTATCACTGAGGGAGCCCTTATCCCAGCAGGAGGCTTCTTCGCTGTAATCCTTGTTGGATGGGTATGGCGTCAGCGTAAAGCTCTTAGGAATCTCCGTGAAGGTTCTTCGGGTTTCTTCGACAAAAATATATGGTTCAGAAGGTATTTGTGGCTTTGCATAAAATACGTCGCACCTGTATTAATAATAGTTGTGTTTTTGAATAGGATATTTGGATAGGAGAGAGCCTTTATGCCCGAAAACGTTATAGAGTCTTCGCTGTGTAAAGAAGATGCAAATTTCGAGGTGCCCTTACGCCCCAGCACGCTAAAAGAGTTCGCTGGACAAGACGCCATCCGTGAACGTCTCGATGTCGTCATCGGCGCTGCGCGCCAGCGTGGCGAAGCCATCAGCCATTGTCTTTTTAGTGGCCCTCCAGGGCTAGGAAAAACTACGCTGGCGAACATCCTCGCAAACGCTATAGATTGTGATATCATCGTAACATCGGGGCCCGTCCTCGAGAAGGCCGGAGACCTCGCCGGAATGCTTACAAACCTAAAAAAAGGCGATATCCTCTTCATCGACGAGATACATCGTCTCAACAGGGTAATCGAAGAATATCTGTATTCCGCTATGGAAGATTACTGTCTAGACCTTGTCATCGATAGCGGTCCCGCAGCGCGTAGCGTACAGCTTAAACTCGAACAGTTCACCCTAGTCGGCGCTACAACGCGGGCAGGAGCGTTGTCAGGGCCTCTAAGGTCGCGGTTTCCTATGACGTTCAGACTCGACTTCTATAGCCCAGACGTCCTTAAAACAATATTACTGCGGTCGGCGAAGCTCTTAGGCGTCACCATCGACGATATTTCGGCATGGGAGATAGCAGCACGGTCGCGGGGGACGCCACGCATCGCAAACAACCTACTTCGGTGGGTTAGAGACTACGCACAGATGAAAGCTGACAACATCATCACCGAAGACGTCGTAAAAAAAGCCCTTGAAATGATAGCCATTGACGAAGAAGGCTTTGGGGAGATGGACAAGAAAATCCTGGAGATCATCATCGACCATCACAATGGCGGTCCTGTGGGCTTGGGGACGATAGCAACAGCTATCGGCGAGGAAAAAGTTACTATCGAAGAGATGTATGAGCCATACCTAATAATGAAAGGTTTCCTACGAAGAACGTCGCGGGGACGTGAGGTGACGACGCTAGCATATGAACATTTAGGCAAGAAGCACGATTTTCTATTGTGAAGTTATAAGGTAATAGGGTAAAAAGATAGAAGTTATATAAACCTGATTGACTCCCTATCCTTTGTCATAGGTTTTTTGCAGTGGTACAGATACGAAGATGAAAGACGAGCGAATGTTAAAACATTTGCGAGGATAGAAGCAAAGTAGATGTGTTGCTGCAAAAAGAAATATGGCAAAGCAAGATAAGGACAAACGAATAAATAAAAATAACAAGAAATAGCAAAGGCTTAAAATATTTATCTTTACGTAGTTATTTTCTGTCTGAGCTTTTTTTAAAAAAAAGGTTATGTTTCCTATAGCATTCATAGTGTCAGGCAATCTGGCTCATTTTACTCCTCGCTAATAGTTACAACTATTAGCTTGTCGTGCACTGAGCCATCTTACCTAACTCTATGGCGCTAAAGGAAAGATATGGGTCAAATCAGGTTTAAAATTATTGTATATATTCAGCAGCTTTAGGAGGAAAAAATCGTGATCTTAAGAACCCTTATCATGGTAATGGCTTTGCTAACATCATCGACAGCGATGCAGGCAGGCGTATGGGACACAATAAAGAACGTAAAGAATCTATGGGACATCGATAAGAATATCGAAGAACCTACAGTCAAAGTCCTTATCGCCGACAGGTCCCAGGGCTCTTTCGTTGAAATTAAAGGCGGTTATAATATCTATAACCCTAAAAACGGCCACCGTATAAGCACACGCTTCTTCGGGAAACAGCAGTATGTTCAGCCACTGACACGCGGCATTAAATGGGGAGAGGAATTCCCAGGAATATACCAGCTGAAACTTATCCCCGATGACCAAGAAACACAGATATACGTCGATGGCATACAATATAAAGGCATTGTAGAAATCTACCAGATAGGTGATAAGCTTAGCGTTATCAATGAAGTTCCTGTCGAAGACTATCTCAAATCAACACTAGCCAATTCTTTCGAAGAAGATACTAAAGAAGAAGTCATGGCAGCTATAGTTATAGCAGCACGAACAGAAGCATGTTACCACGCCGCTCACGGACGTGACGCTTTCTGGCATGTCACAGCAAGCGACGTAGGATACTACGGATATGGCGTAACACGACAAGATAACGGCGTCGATGATATCGTCAATAAGACAAAGAACTTCGTCATGAAGCGCTACAACAATGAAAATGCCGACAACTATTTTGCAGCACGCTGGACGAAACATAGCGCTGGTAAGACGATACCATTCCATGTGATGTATCGCCGTGATATGGGAGCACCACTCGATGGTGTAGAGGTCCCTATCGCCGCCGCTAACAGAGAAGAAACAATATGGACGTATTCCGTCTCGAAACGTGAGTTTGCCGAAAAGGCCGACGTCGCAGAAAAAGCCCTTCTAGAAGTTTATAGCGACGCCTTCTCTAGCAAAATCTATAGCGTACGACTACAAGACGAAAGGGGAATCCGTGACGTAACATTCTTCGAACTTCAGGATATCCTAGGCAAAAATAACATCCTTAGCAGCGACTTTACCGTATCATCGACAGAAGGAACTATAACCTTCACAGGATATGGCGAAGGAGCAGGGGTGGGGATATGCCTATATACCGCAGAAGTCCTTGCAGAAAAAGGAATGAATGCATCGCAGATATTGTCGATGTTCTTCTCCGACGCTACAATACACGAAGCGGCATAATACACGAAGCAGCATAATGCTAAAAGCCTCGAAGTAAAAACTTCGGGGCTTTTTTTTTATCGTAACATCTTCTATAATAGCTCCATAATAATTACGGAGATAACATGGAAGATCCATATTCATTGAAGTCGTATCATTACGACCTTCCCCAAGAACTCATAGCACAACACCCTTGCTCGCCACGTGACGCCTGTAGGCTCATGGTAGTAGAACGCAATACAGGAAAGCTATGGGAGATGCCTTTCCACGAGCTTACAAACTTCCTCGATACCGGCGATAGACTAGTCTTCAACGATACAAAAGTCGTGCCAGCACGACTCCTCGGAAAACGCACAAGCGGTGGCAATGCCGAGATCTTCTTAGTGAAAAATCGCAAAGGTACTACATGGGAAGTCCTCGCTAAACCAGGAAAAAAACTACGCCCAGGAGCAATAGTTACGTTCCAGGAAGGATTGTCTTGTGAGATAATAGAAAATATCGACGACGGAATGAAACTCGTAAGGTTCTCATGCAAAGAAGAAGATTTCGAAGATATCGTCGCCAAAATAGGACATATGCCGCTGCCACACTATATCAGCCGCGATGGAAAAGACCCCCACGACGTTGGAGATTATCAGACGATATATGCCGAAAACCCCGGCGCTGTTGCAGCACCGACAGCAGGACTGCACTTTTCTGAGGAGATGTTCGGCGCCCTCGACGACAAAGGAATTAAAAAAGCTATGGTGACGCTACACGTAGGCATGGGAACCTTCCGCCCTGTCATCGTCGATGACATCCGTTCCCACGATATGCACTCCGAGCGATATCATATCACCACAAACACAGCATCGTTTCTCAATACACATAATTCTGATGCTAAGACGATATGCGTAGGAACAACATGCTGCAGGACGTTAGAAGCTGCCGCCGACGAAGAGGGGAATGTCGTCGCTGGTGATGGCGATACCAATATCTTCATATACCCAGGATATCAATTTCGTTATGTCACAGGGATGCTTACAAATTTCCACCTTCCAGGATCAAGCTTGCTGATGCTC comes from the Waddliaceae bacterium genome and includes:
- a CDS encoding sodium-dependent transporter; this encodes MFMKAKRETWKSSAGFIFAAMGSAVGIANICIFPCLVGANGGAAFIAVYLISLLLIGFPVFISEITLGRKTHRNPAGAFKEVGKTKLWSRAGLLTVVTGLIVTAFYSVLAGWVLGYFVEAIAGRLHIMTTIEETSFFYNTLMSKPLWALAFHFIFIVICGAVLYGGVRHGIERGSKFMMPILIVILLFLVVRGLMLPGAGKGLRYLFSPDWSLLTPTAILLALGQAFFTLSLGQGTMVTYGSYLTKKDSIPSVAIPVALGDTAISLCAAIVVFTTVFSVGMEPSQGLGLIFQTLPIVFGQLPGGYLLAVVFFLFVTLAAVTSEISAMEPVIAYLVDERQWRRHSAVAACTVGGFLLGIPCALSYSILKGVTLSGVNIMDAVMFITEGALIPAGGFFAVILVGWVWRQRKALRNLREGSSGFFDKNIWFRRYLWLCIKYVAPVLIIVVFLNRIFG
- the ruvB gene encoding Holliday junction branch migration DNA helicase RuvB codes for the protein MPENVIESSLCKEDANFEVPLRPSTLKEFAGQDAIRERLDVVIGAARQRGEAISHCLFSGPPGLGKTTLANILANAIDCDIIVTSGPVLEKAGDLAGMLTNLKKGDILFIDEIHRLNRVIEEYLYSAMEDYCLDLVIDSGPAARSVQLKLEQFTLVGATTRAGALSGPLRSRFPMTFRLDFYSPDVLKTILLRSAKLLGVTIDDISAWEIAARSRGTPRIANNLLRWVRDYAQMKADNIITEDVVKKALEMIAIDEEGFGEMDKKILEIIIDHHNGGPVGLGTIATAIGEEKVTIEEMYEPYLIMKGFLRRTSRGREVTTLAYEHLGKKHDFLL
- the queA gene encoding tRNA preQ1(34) S-adenosylmethionine ribosyltransferase-isomerase QueA, producing the protein MEDPYSLKSYHYDLPQELIAQHPCSPRDACRLMVVERNTGKLWEMPFHELTNFLDTGDRLVFNDTKVVPARLLGKRTSGGNAEIFLVKNRKGTTWEVLAKPGKKLRPGAIVTFQEGLSCEIIENIDDGMKLVRFSCKEEDFEDIVAKIGHMPLPHYISRDGKDPHDVGDYQTIYAENPGAVAAPTAGLHFSEEMFGALDDKGIKKAMVTLHVGMGTFRPVIVDDIRSHDMHSERYHITTNTASFLNTHNSDAKTICVGTTCCRTLEAAADEEGNVVAGDGDTNIFIYPGYQFRYVTGMLTNFHLPGSSLLMLVSAFAGHDLIKEAYNKAIHDKFRFYSYGDAMLIL